In the Arachis ipaensis cultivar K30076 chromosome B10, Araip1.1, whole genome shotgun sequence genome, one interval contains:
- the LOC107622240 gene encoding very-long-chain 3-oxoacyl-CoA reductase 1-like has product MEFLDFFMVATSTIGFILVCKNVLYFVKWVWGMFLRAPKNLKEYGSWAMITGSTDGIGKAMAHELASKGLNLLLVSRNPKKLEATSNEIRDKNSGNVEIKCLAIDFAKENGEEIMKRVEEEIEGLDVGILVNCAGWTHAYARYFHEVDYEMINGTIKVNVEGTIWVTKAVIPSMIKKKKGAIINLGSGSTFLLPSYPLFTVYAATKRSVEMFSRCINLEYRHKGIDIQCQVPLYVSTKLTKLGTSVFVPTPEKYIKSCTRWIGYETVVVPYLLHSLQAFTVRAIPETFVDSYMLRYFLYWRKKGLFKDAKIKALEASKS; this is encoded by the exons ATGGAGTTTCTTGATTTCTTCATGGTAGCAACAAGTACCATAGGCTTCATCTTAGTATGCAAAAATGTCTTGTATTTTGTGAAGTGGGTATGGGGAATGTTCTTAAGGGCTCCAAAGAATCTAAAAGAGTATGGTTCATGGGCCATGATCACTGGATCCACCGATGGAATTGGCAAAGCCATGGCACATGAATTGGCATCTAAGGGTCTCAACCTTCTCTTGGTTAGTAGAAACCCTAAAAAGCTTGAAGCCACATCCAatgaaataagagacaaaaataGTGGCAATGTTGAAATAAAATGTTTAGCAATTGATTTTGCaaaagaaaatggagaggaaaTTATGAAAAGGGTTGAGGAAGAAATTGAGGGTTTGGATGTGGGTATTCTTGTAAATTGTGCTGGGTGGACACATGCTTATGCTAGGTACTTTCATGAGGTTGATTATGAGATGATAAATGGTACCATAAAAGTTAATGTGGAAGGAACAATTTGGGTCACAAAGGCAGTGATTCCTAGTATGatcaagaagaagaaaggagcaaTCATAAACCTTGGATCTGGTTCTACTTTTCTTCTTCCATCATATCCCTTGTTTACCGTCTATGCTGCTACTAAACG ATCTGTGGAAATGTTCTCGAGATGCATTAACTTGGAATACAGGCATAAAGGAATTGACATCCAGTGTCag GTTCCATTATATGTGTCAACGAAGTTAACAAAGCTGGGAACTTCTGTGTTTGTTCCAACGCCAGAGAAGTATATAAAATCATGCACAAGATGGATTGGGTATGAAACTGTGGTGGTGCCTTACTTGCTACATTCTCTTCAGGCATTTACAGTGAGGGCAATTCCTGAGACATTTGTTGATTCCTATATGCTGCGTTACTTTCTCTATTGGCGCAAAAAAGGACTCTTCAAAGACGCTAAAATTAAAGCATTGGAAGCATCCAAGTCCTAa